The genomic DNA CGAGGCCTTCCATGAATCCTTCAGGCTGACGTCGCTGTCCAGCTGGTAGACGATCGTCGTCGGCACCATGCAGGACACCGCCGCGAGGAGGACGAGGACGAGGGCGAGGCTTTTGATGATCTTCATGGCCGTCTTCCTTCCGAACGAATGACTGGACTAGATTGTAGGAGGCAGGCGGCCGGTTGTCAATTCCGCCCGCTCCCCGTGCGCCGGCACCTTGACTTCGCTTCCAAGGCAAAGCTATAGTCGCAGCGGCATGATTCCCCTCGATCCCGCTGCGGGTTTCCGGGACACCCTCGTCGCCGAGATCTGCTACGCCCTCGGAGCATCCCGCCGCGGCCTGGTTCATGGGTTGCTGTCTCCTCTCCTGCGGCGGCCCATCGGGCGATTGGCCCGGATCGCAGCGAGTGCGGATGCCGAAATCGAAGCGGGCGGCTTGAGCGGCGCCGCCCGCCGGATCCTGCCCGATCTGTCGATGCGGCCCTCCGTCAGGGGCGTCGAACGAATCCCCTCGGAAGGTCCCTTGCTGGTGGTCTCCAATCACCCGGGCGGCTTTGATTCTGTGGCCATTCTGGCCTGCCTTCCCCGGCGGGATATCAAGGTCGTTCTTTCCGACGCTCCGCTGACCCGGGCTTTCGTCGCCGCCCGGAGGTATTTCGTCTTCGCCCCCTTGACCGCCTCGGGCGGCGCCGCGGCGCTGCGGGCCTGCGTCCGCCATCTCCGGAGCGGCGGCGCGGTTTTAGTCTTCGCCAACGGCGACGTAGAGCCCGACCCGGAATTGGGGCGGGAAGACGCTCTTCCGTTTCGCGATTGGTCGCGCAGCGTTGAAATCATGCTCCGCGAGGTCTCCGAGACGCGGCTGCAGATGGTCATGGCCAGCGGCGTCCTGCTGCCGAAGTATTTGCGGAACCCGCTTGTGCGCATCCGAAAGACCAATGTCCGGCGGCAGAAGCTGGCCG from Candidatus Aminicenantes bacterium includes the following:
- a CDS encoding lysophospholipid acyltransferase family protein, which gives rise to MIPLDPAAGFRDTLVAEICYALGASRRGLVHGLLSPLLRRPIGRLARIAASADAEIEAGGLSGAARRILPDLSMRPSVRGVERIPSEGPLLVVSNHPGGFDSVAILACLPRRDIKVVLSDAPLTRAFVAARRYFVFAPLTASGGAAALRACVRHLRSGGAVLVFANGDVEPDPELGREDALPFRDWSRSVEIMLREVSETRLQMVMASGVLLPKYLRNPLVRIRKTNVRRQKLAEVLQILHQVLKPGSVRLRPHLSFAEPVRAGDLDACVLLPSVIDLARDLLAEHRAALGRTSGPLDGGFRSL